Part of the Virgibacillus necropolis genome, CTTTATAGATAAATTCCTCTTCGCCCATAGCAGCAATATTCTGATCCCCTGCAAAAAAACGATCCATTAAGGGCTCTTGATCCTCAGCAGTCATGCTAAGTGCAAATTTTCGTCCACGTTTAACAATCGCTGCTCCCTCCATTTCCTTGGGAAAACAAACGAGCATTTGCGGTGGCTCATGTGAACATTGCGTCACCCAACATCCATTATGGAAATGAGTCCGCTTACCATCAGTCGTGGATATAAAGAACCCGCCTCGCAGTCGTTGATTATAGACATTTTCAACTTGATCCAATTTTGACTTCGTATCCATCTTTTAAACACCTCCAAAAGAGATTTCTTTTATTGTAAAGCATACTCATTGATTCTACTAGACAATAGTACTAATCTAGGATAGATACTTTATATTCTCCTCTGGAATCTTCAGATTGAATTTATGATAACAGTAAAAACAAACGTCCGCACCATTTAAACATAAATTTTAAAGTTGGATTATTCTCTAATTCTCATCCATTAAACCTTCCCATCAATACGGTATTATGGTAATTTCCGTCAGATAAAAGTTTGTCTTTTTTTAAAATACCTTCCGCTTCAAAGCCATATTTTTTATAAAGCGCTATAGCCTTATCATTGGTTTCGAGAACATTTAAAGTTATTTTTTTAATTTCATTTGAGTCTGCCCAATGAATAGATTCTTTCAGAAGACTTTTCCCTATGCCATATCCCCAAAACTCTTTTAATACACAGACTCCAAATTCTACCTTATGCGAAGTTCTTTTCAATTTGTTCCCTTCACACCTTGAGAAACCTACAATTCTTTCATCAACTTCAGCAACTAAGAATAGATTACTATCATTTTTTGTATCATCTTCAATTATCTGTCTAAAACCTGATTCATCTATATAATCCTCGCCCTTTTCTCTATCTAAATTTTCTGTTTCACCATCTATTTCCAATCTTACTTCAGACAAGTTTTTCGCATCTTTTTCTATCGCAGACCTTACCATATAACGTAATTTATGACTATAAAACTCTTTTTGATTGACTCTCATTACATGCCTTCCATCTCTTAACGATTGTGTTAACTATACTATTGAGATAACTATTTTATAAAAGAAATCCAATTACAATAGGATCATTTTTGGCAAGTATTATATCCTTAATTTCATTCTTACTGTTTTTAGGATATGCCCCTCAAAGTCATCATCAAATTCTGAAACAACCTCAAACCTTTTCGCATTGTAGAAGGTTGTCCCAATTTTGTTATCTTTTTCTACATTAATATAAAACTCGGTTGCACCTTCAATATTCTTTATGCCCTCATTTAGTAAAGCCGTTCCTATCCCATTCCCATGGTATTCTGGGCAGATATAAATCGCTCCGAGTTCAGCAACCCCGCCTTCTTTGACAGGAGAAAAATTCGCAAAGCCCACAATTTTTCCTTGAACATCTGAAACGAACATAAAAGATCCATTTAATCGTCTATTCATCATTTCATAATTATAAGCAGATTCTAAAAACCGCTTCTGGATTTCGGAAGGGATAATCCCCTCATACGTGTAATTCCAGGTCGTTTTTGCTACGTGTTGAACTTGTGGTATATCTTCCACTCTCATACTTCTAATAGTGTACTCCATTTCACATCAACCTTTTCTGTTCATTTTTAAAATAGTCAGTTGATTATTGATTACAATATTGTTAAATTATAAAAAGAGTAAAAATGAAATTGCTAGGAGAACCATAAAAATACCTCTACTTATTATCCTTGTCCTACTACTAAACCCTATCTTCCTCTCCAAAGATCTTATAAAACTGATCAACAATAGATAACTGAATATAGTTATGAAGAATCCTATCCGATCATCATTGAACACTGTAACTCTCATTGCAGCAATAGCTATTAAAAGTATACCTAAATAGCTAATTACAATATAAACATATGCATTCTTTTTCTTTTTTTCTTTATTCATTTAAATTTCTCCCTTGAAGGTTACAAATTCTATCTAAACAACAATCATAATACAGTAAAGAAAAAAAGTTAGTTGCTGCAAGGACATTTCCACCATTCTTTCATATTACTCCTTTTTAGCAAAATTCATCTATATATGTTTTACGAATCAACCTTATAAAAGGTTTCTTTAAATATTCTACCCTTGAGCTGATGTCTGTTCCGAAGAAAAATCAGCTATACTGACATATAATTTTAGGACGAAAAAGAAAACAAAAAACCTGAAACCTTTTAAAATAAGGGTTCCAGGTACATTAAGTTATGACTCCGATTGGGCTCGAACCAACGACCTCTTGCCTGTCAAGCAAGCGCTCTCCCAGCTGAGCTACGGAATCGTATGAAGTTCATTACTACTTTTCTACTATATATTACTTTGAAATGCCATGTCAATAAGATAGTTTACATTTAATGCAGATTTGGCAATATACCTCGATAAAATACAAAATACATTGGAATGGCTATTTTTCTTGAAGCATTCATATTTGCCTGGATTATGACGGCTAAAAGCTTTAGACTATTTGAAAGTATAGCACCTCCGTAAGCTATAAGTAACCACTACCTGCTTTACTCTTTTTTACTGGCTTTTCTTAACACAGTTCCAATAAATGTACCTATTAAACCCGCTAAACTAAAGGTGATAACAAATCCCCAATCTACTTTTTCACCTTGCCATAAACTCATTAAGAATGTGACTACCAATACACCACTTACAAAAGGGATCCAGCCTTTTAATACCCTTTTAAACAACTATATCCCACCTCTATCAAAATTTCTCTTATATGGTTCTTGGTTCTAACAAATATAATTAATGTTGGTTCGCTGAATGCCACTGTTTTTATCACTAATAAACTTTTTTCATTTTCATACTTAGCTCACTTGCTATCGACCTTCATATTTACTTTTCATAAGAATTTCATCTGCTCGCATATCAGTCCAATTAGCAATAGATACATTTGGATTTTCTTCGATAAAGCTCTCCATAATCTTGTTCCCCGTTTTATATTTAGCCCATTTAGGTACATTTTTGCTAGAATCTCCAAAGAAAAACCTGTCTTTAATTTTTGTTGAGGGTTGATTGATTGGTTTTGAACCAGCATCCTCATTTGATGTATCATTCGAACAACTCATGAGTAAAACTATTATACTAACCAAGATAATTAAACTTGTTATCCTTTTCGTTTCGATCATCTTCCTGCAATATATTTCTATTAACGGTATATTATTAAAGTTATAAATAAATAAGGTGTTCCTTGTACTTATACGATATCAAATAAACCCCTTAGTAATCTTCCTATACCACTAAATAACCAAATAATCATTCTGAAAGGCAATAAAACCAGTTCGGGTATCCAAAAAAGCACATCAAGCATAAAATCTAAAAATCTATAATTATCGTTGTTTTCCTTCCTTTTTCTCATTTTTTCTTTCTTTCTATTCCACCATTCTCTCATTTATTACCTCTCCTTCTTGCAAAATTCAACTATAAATATTTACGAATCATCCTTATAAAAGGTTTCTTTTTTAAATATTCTACCTCGTTATTAAAAAGGTATATCTGCTTTAGTTACACTGGTTAAGCATTTAATGTATGTTTGGAAAAGGTAGCCTAAACTCAACAGTTTTTTGAACCTTCAATCTCTTTAACGCACCCAAAAATACTCCACAATAGATAATCCTCCCTTTTCCTTATATAATAGAATCACTACATAAATGGAGGTCTACTGTGAAACGTGTACTTTCTTTTTTGAAACCATATAAACTCCCGATTGGGGTTGCCTATACATTAACGTTGATTGAGCTTGCGACAGAGTTGCTTCTTCCCTTTTTTCTTGGAATGATGATAAATGAAGGTGTGCTCAATAAAGATATTGGCACTATTGTAATGTGGGGCAGCATTATGATCGGGCTTGCCTTTGCCGCGTTTTTTGCAGGTATTATTAATTCATTTTATGCGTCACATACAAGTTATGGATTTGGGTATGATCTGCGCGAGAAGCTGTTTAAAAAAGTACAGGAATTTTCGTTTCAGAATTTAAATCAGTACCCGACGTCGGTCTTGATGACACGGTTTACGAATGATGTGCGGCAGATGCAAAATACTATTTTCATGGGGCTTCGCATTATGGTGAAGGCGCCATTGATTGTACTTGGTGGTGTGATGATGGCGTTTATTGTCAATGCCAAGCTTGCACTAATCTTTTTAATTACGGTTCCACTACTTATTTTCTTTTTACTTTGGGTGCTGAAACGTGCGAGTCGCTTGTTTCGAAGTGTGCAGCAACGCGTTGACAATGTGAATCGCGTGATGCAGGAGAACTTGGCTGGGATGCGCTTGATCAAGGCTTTCTTGCGGCGGAATCATGAAGAAAGTCGCTTCATGAAAGCGAATAAAGATTTGGCATCAGAAACGCGTTATACGTTCCGCTTCGTTGAGGCTTCGATGCCTGTTCTACTTTTTGTGATGAATCTTAGCTTGATCTCGATTCTTTGGTTTGGAAATAACCAGGTCGTTGCTGGTGACTCTTCTGTTGGTGACATCGTAGCAATTGTTAATTATGCATTACGTGTTTCGATGGCCATTTCGATGTTCACGTTTATCATCTTAGCTTTTTCTCGTGCAAAAGCTTCTGCTACCAGGCTTGGTGAGGTATTAGATGTAGATATTGATTTGCATGAGTCCGATGATGCGGAAGCTGATGCGATTGTACGACATGGGAAAATTGACGTCAAGGATGTAAGTTTTGCCTACAGTACGCAGGAGACAAACGTATTACAGGACATATCTTTTTCCGTAAAGGCTGGCGATTCTGTTGCGCTTATTGGTGCGACTGGTGCTGGGAAAACATCGTTGTTTCAGCTGATGCCACGTCTTTATGATGTGAATAGTGGCGTTATTTCGATTGATGATAGGGCCATAACTTCCTATACATTGGATCACTTGCGACGTGCGATTGGTTACGTACCGCAGAACCCGCTTCTTTTCAGTGGATCTGTTTTCGATAATATAGCTTGGGGTAAGGAAAACGCGACCAAAGAAGAAGTGACCCAGGCGGCAAAAGATGCACAAATCCATGAAACGATTATAGAATTACCTGATGCTTATGAAACAAAAATAGGACAAAAAGGTGTCAACCTTTCTGGTGGGCAAAAGCAACGTCTTTCAATTGCACGTGCGCTCATTCGCCGCCCGAAAATTTTAATGCTGGATGATTGCACGAGTGCGCTTGATTTAGAAACTGAATCTAACTTACTTGCTGCAATTGAATCATACCATTGTACCAATTTAATGATTACCCAAAAAGTCACAACTGCTATGGACGCTGACCGAATTCTATTGATGGATCATGGACAAATCTTGGCGAACGGAACTCATCAAGAATTGCTGAAAGAATCAGCGCTTTATCGTAAAATAGTGGAGTCGCAGTTTGGAAAGGAGTATATCCATGCCAATTAATCAACTCAAAGAACCTTTTCAACAAGAACGGATTCCACTAGATAATGTATCAAGTAAAAAGTCTAAGAAAGCGCGGAATACGGCAGGTACCGTCAAACGGATTTGGTCGTATTTAATTAGGGAAAAGGCTACACTTAGTCTTGTAATTCTGGCAGTTGTCATTAGCTCAGGTCTTGCCCTACTTGGACCTTATTTAATTGGGATGGCCATCGATGATTACATCGTCACGCAAAATAATACTGGGCTTGGCATGTTGCTCGTTTGGCTCGTAATCATTTATTTGTTCCACTCCCTTTCGATCTTTTTGCAAAATTATTGGATGGTTGGGATTGCACAAAATACGGTTTATTCGCTTCGGGAAGATTTATTCAAGCAATTCCATCGTCTGCCGATTTCTTATTTTGATAAACGCCAGCACGGCGAGCTGATGAGCCGGGTTACAAATGATATTGACAACATTAACAACACACTGAACCAATCGGTTATACAAATTTTTGCAAGTATCCTAACGCTCGTTGGTACGGTTGTCGTCATGCTAATCTTGAGTCCATTACTCACCCTTGTGACAATGACGATTATCCCACTCATGTATGTTGGAATGAAATGGATTACCAAGCGAACTGGTCCTTTATATAAATTGCAGCAACGCGATTTAGGTGAATTAAACGGCTATGTAGAGGAAACGGTTTCTGGGCAGCATGTCGTTAAAACATTTTCTCAGGAGGGCCGTGTGATTGGCGAATTTGAAGAACGGAATAAAAAACTCCGCCATACCGGCTTTTGGGCCATGACGATTTCAGGTTTTATTCCAAAAGTCATGAACATGCTGAATTTCCTAAGCTTTGGATTGATTGCATTAGTTGGTGGGATTCTCGCAGTTGAAAATATCATAACAGTTGGTGTCATCGTTATTTTTACCGAATATGCAAGGCAGTTCACTCGGCCATTGAATGAGCTATCCAACCAGTTTAATATTCTACTTTCGGCCGTCGCTGGTGCGGAGCGTGTTTTTAATGTAATGGATGAGAAGCAAGAAGAAACAGATGAGGAAGCTGCAGAAGTTTTGTCAGAAACCACAGGGCATGTCATGTTTGACGATGTGTCATTTGCCTATGAAGGTACACCGATTTTGAATCATATTACCTTTGAAGCAAATCCTGGTGAGACCGTTGCATTTGTTGGACATACAGGTGCTGGGAAAACAACAATCATTAATTTAATCGCTCGTTTTTACAATTATGATGATGGTAAAATCACGCTCGACAATGTTGACATTAAAAACATTAAACGATCTAGTCTGCGTGAGCATATGGCATTTGTTTTACAAGACTCCTTCCTATTTAAAGGAACGATTATGGAAAATATCCGCTACGGCAGGTTAGATGCAACAGACAATGAAGTAATTGAGGCTGCGAAAAATGCGAATGCTCATGACTTTATTGAGCGTTTACCTAATCAGTATGATACAGTTTTAGATCAAGAAGGCAGTGGCATTAGTCAGGGACAGAAACAGCTTTTGACTATCGCACGCGCATTGTTGGCCGATCCTTCTATCTTAATTTTAGATGAAGCGACAAGTAATATTGATACGATTACCGAAGTTACGATTCAAGATGCATTAAAACGATTGATGCTTGGCAGAACAAGCTTTGTAATCGCCCATCGGTTAAATACCATTCAGGAAGCAGACAAAATAATCATGCTGGAGCATGGAAAGATTATTGAAAAAGGCAGCCACAGTGAATTGATTCAGAATAAGAGTCACTACTATAATCTTTTTCAAGGCCAGTTAACGTAGCTTGGGCGGGGCTAAACAATTTAAATGGAAAATTGGTTAATGACATGATAAAATATACGGGAATTAGTCGAAAGCAGAGGTGTACCGATGGGAAGAAAAGGAACAATGGTCGAAGAAGAAATTAACAGTAAATACTTAGATGAACTCATGACATTAAAACTATATCAACCTGAATCGTTTTCGCCTCTCTATAAGTATCATATTTGTATTATGCAGGACGGAAATGATTACTACCAGCTTGGGCGAACTGCAACAGTAAGTGATCGCTTGCATACGAATGATGAAATTGAAAATACAGTATTTGTTGGGATACATTACAATGATAGATATGATCGCAAGGATAAATACCATCCAAGCGGCGCGAAACAAGAAGCCTATATCAAATTTTTAATCTATGAGGTTGTACCGCTTCTCGATGATCTGCTTCCTACCTACCATATGGGTCAGTCCCGTACATTAATGGGCGATTCTTTGGCAGGCACACTCGCGTTGATGACTGCCCTTCGCTACCCACATACATTTGGAAAAGTTATTATGCAATCCCCATATGTGGATGAAAAAGTGATGGATGCCGTCAAAAATGCAAAAGATATCCATTCAATCGATATTTATCATACAATTGGCCTTGAGGAAACAAACGTTGATACAACGGCTGGTACGAAAGAAGACTTCCTAGCACCTAATCGTGAATTAAATCAACTTTTAAAAGAAACTGGTGTCAGCTATATTTACTATGAATTAGATGGCGAACATACATGGAAAGCTTGGCAAAAGGATCTTCCCCGCGCATTGACAGCTATGTTTAGTTAATTTTTTTGAAAAATGTAATATGTTTTTACCTATTTCCATTAACTATTTGTTATAATAGAGAGTAAACCAAAGAACCTTATACAATAGACATCATTATAGTAATAAACGCAAAAATATACTAGGAGGTTTTACTATGAAATACGGTATTGTAATATTTCCATCTAAGCCTATCCAAGATAAAGCAAATGCTTTAAGAAAACGTTATGACCCACATTATTCGTTAATTCCACCACATATCACATTAATAGAAGCTTTTGAAGCAGATGATGAAACTGTTCATCAACTTATCCCAGAGTTAAGAGCAATTGCAGACGAAACTGCTCCACTTGCAATTAACATCAATAAAGTAAGTACATTTGCACCTGTAACAAACACCATCTACATGAAAGTGGAAGCATCACAGGCAATAATTGATTTATATGAAAAATTGCAGTCAAGTAACCTCCCTGCTAATAAGGAGTATTCTTTTGTGCCACATATTACAGTCGCACAAAAGCTATCAGATCAAGAATATGCAGATGTATATGGTAGCCTGCAACTTAAAGATACGCAATTAGAAGATAAAATTGATCGTTTCCAATTGTCTTACCAACTTGAGAATGGATCATGGACCGTTTATGAATCATTTGTGTTTGGGAAAGATGAATAGTGGATATTAAGATTGTAGAAACAAACGAAGAACTTGAACAAGCTTACCATATACGTACCACAGTGTTTGTTGATGAACAACAAGTTCCCCCCGAAGAGGAGCTTGACGAATACGACAAAGAAGCGATTCATTTTGTTGGAAGTGTAAATGGTGTTCCCATCGCAGCAAGTCGTCTGCGGTTCGTTGATTCCTCTGGAAAACTCGAGCGCATCTGTGTATTAGATACCGAGCGTGGAAAATCCTATGGAAAAATGATCATACAGCGAATGGAATTGGAAATAAAGAATAATGGGTATGAAAAGGCCAAATTAAATGCACAAACACATGCAGAAATATTTTATCAGCGCCTAGGATATGAAACAGTATCAGGTGAATTCATGGATGCTGGTATACCACATGTGACGATGATAAAAGAATTATAAATAGGAAAAGCGCAAGCGCTCGTTTAGCAACGTACAAACTGGAGCACTCCGCAATGAGATAAAGGAAACACGGTGAGGTACGAACCGATGTTGACTTATCGTAGTGGAGGAGTGTGAAGTTTGCTAGTTGCTGGGCGCTGGAGCTGGACATGACCGTTGATATAAGTAAGCTTAATAGAGCCAATTTTATACTATCTTTACTTTTGAAAATGTCAGTTTGCTGGACTTCTTGTCTGCAAGCTGACATTTTTTGATTTACTCATTTCGTTATATCAGATATCAACAAGTCAAATCCAGCAAATTTTATGCATTTCGCACCTCAAAATATTGTATGCAAATGTTGATTTTGGATAACCTAAACAATGGATATGTGCAAAAGGGGTTGTCTTACATGGACCATTTATTACCAATTTTTTTAGAATCCTTGTTTGGATTTGTTGCATTATTTATATTAACAAAGGTATTGGGAAAAACCCAAATAACGCAGCTTACACCATTTGATTTCATTGCTGCTCTTGTACTTGGTGAGCTGGTCGGAAACGCGCTTTTTGATGACGAAAAAGGGATACTGGAAATCGGATTTGCAATCGTTTTATGGGGCGTGATTCTTTATGTAACAGAGCTAATTACGCAACGATACAAAGGGACACGCGCTCTTCTTGAAGGTCGTCCGACTATCATCATCCATCAAGGAAAACTAATTCGAGAAGAAATGAAAAAGAGTAACCTCGACATAAATCAGCTCCAGCATTTACTACGATCAAAGGATGCCTTTTCGATTCAAGAAGTTCAATATGCAATCCTAGAAACAGATGGAACGGTTTCTGTTTTAAAAAAGTCAACTTACCAAGTGCCAAACCGCAATGATTTCAATCTGCAGCCAGAAGCCACCCATCTCGCTGTCACGCTAATAAATGATGGCGAAGTTATATGGGATAACCTAAAAGAAGCAAACTTGACTGAAGAATGGCTCATGGATGAATTAATGAAACAAGAAATAAAAACGGTTCGAGATGTATTCTACGCAGAATGGATCGAGGGGCATGACATATTTGTACAGCCATTTACTAGCAAAAAGAATTGATTGGACCGTATTCCCCTTAAGTTCGACAGTGAACAATCTTTTTAACAAAGTAAAAATCCCCCATCCAAATGAATGGATGAGGGATTTTTACTTATAATGCTTGAGCATGAAAACCTAATTTTTTCAGTTGTACAATCATAGATTCTTTTTCGTCAGAATCAAGGCCACCTAATATTTCATTCATCGCCTCAACATGCTTAGGGAAAATTTCGTCCATCAGCTCTTTTCCCTCATCTGTAATCACTGCATACGTAACACGACGATCAGTAGGACATGCTTTACGTTTTAGGTAGTCTTTCTTTTCTAATTTATCTACTACATAGGTCGTGCTGCTGCTAGCAAGTAATATTTTTTGCCCGATCTTCTGGATGGGCTGCTCCCCTTTATTGTACAACAGCTCCAGTACGGAAAACTCCGTTAGATTCAATCCATGGCTTTTTATGTCTTTGATAACTTGTTTTTCAATGGATTGTAATGCACGCGTGAGAACAACAAATAATTTTAACGAATTCTCACTATCTTTATCTATCTTTTCTACTCGATTCACCATTATCAATCCTTTACCAGACAGAATTTCAAATTTACTCTTTCGTGAAATTGACTGTGCTTCTTATTGTATCAATTGGGCGAACTAATTTTTCAATCTGCTCCCGTTTTGGTTCTAACATAGGAGGTAAGGATAAGCTTTCTCCAAGCGTTTCATACGATTCATCTCCCATAAATCCTGGACCATCTGTAGCAAATTCAAATAAAATTTGTGGTGCAACCTTTACATATAAGGATCCAAAGAAATGACGATTTATATAGCCAGAAGTTTGGAACTGAAAGCTTTCCATCCGAGTAATCCATTCTTCTAACACGGAACGATCTTCAACCCGGAAAGCCGTATGGTGAACCGTACCAAAGCCTTGTCTTGCTTGAGGTAGAACGGTGTTATATTCAACTACTACCTGTGCACCATTTCCTCCCTCGCCAACTTCAAATAAATGAAACGATTCTTCTTTTGCAATTTCTTTAAACTGCAATACTTTTTCCATCATCTCTTTAAAATAATCAAAGTTGGCGATACGAACAAAGATTGGTCCGAGTCCGGTGATGGCATATTCTAATGGGACAGGTCCGTTTTGCCATGGTGTACCAGCTGCAACACCTGTATTGTTTTCGTCTGAAATCAGTTGGTAATTTTGGTCATCAAAATCTACAAATGACAGCACCTTTTTCCCAAACTGTTCCTTAATGCCTTCATGTTTTACCTCTAAACGGTCAAAACGTTTTACCCAATAATCTAACGCTTCGTCACTAGGCACACGAAAAGAGGTTTTTGAAATTTCGTTCGTACCATGGACTCCTTTTGGAATGCCAGGGAAATCAAAAAATGTCATATCTGTACCTGGATTACCTGTATCATCCGCAAAAAATAAGTGATACGTTTGAATGTCATCTTGGTTAACTGTTTTCTTGACTAAACGCATTCCTAATGTATAGGTGAAAAACTCATAATTTTTTTCAGCGCTACTTGTTATTGCTGTAACGTGATGTATTCCTTTTAGTCCGTTCATTGTATATACCTCCACTTAAATTTATCTCGCATTAATATATTTCCAATTCGAGATAAATTTTACTACGAAATTTACTTGATGTCAATACGGACGTTTTACTCAGAGTTTATCTGCATATCTGTATTCAGCAAAGGAAACAATAAAAATGGTCAAACTAGGGACGTAGAAAATTTTAGAGACTAGGACGTGAACTTCATGGATTTCTTTACAGGTCAAGAATCCCTTACCGCTATACAGTGGGTTCTGAGAGCAATTGTTGGCTTCTTTTTTTTAGTATTATCGGCTAAAATCATGGGCCAACGCTCCATTTCGCAATTAAGATTTCTAGATTTCGTCATAGCGTTACTTTTAGGAAATATTATTGCCCACCCATTGTCAGACGAGGGATTAGGGTTAGGTGGTTCAATGATTACCATGACCGTGTTAGTAATATTATATCTTGCTGGAGTGTTTCTAAGCCTACGATGGATACCACTCAGAAAAATATTTGATCCTTCTCCCATGCCCCTGATAGAAAATGGAGAAATTAATTACAAGAACTTAACTAAAGCAAGAATTTCAATTGATTTGCTTTTATCCGAATTAAGGAAGGAAAAAACGGAAGATATACAAAAAGTGGCACTTGCTTTGTGGGAACCTGGAGGATCAATATCCATATTTTTATATCCTCAACATCAGCCAATTACCCATTCAAATTCAACGTCTGCAATACAACCTTTTAATTTTCCTAAAACAATTATTAAAGAACGAAAGATCGATTATAATGAGTTAAGCAAACTCGGAAAAGATGAGCAATGGCTAATGCAGAAAATAAAAACAACAGGTAACGTATTAGTAGATGACGTGTTGCTAGCTACCATTGATAATAGTGATAAAATAAAAATATTTTTGTATAAATAGAAAAAGAGGCTATTCAAAGTCCAGCCTCCTACCTTAAGTCTCAAATAAAATCATTTAAAGTAAAACCATAAAGGATGTAATAGGGATGGTGAAGAAAATAGTAATAACCCTTATAAGTGTAGTCTTGATTTTAGTAGTGATTAACTGGTATGGGCTTTCCACTCCAATCAAAAATGTAAACAATTTAAAGATGAAATCCACTTCTAAACCTGTTGTATTAGTAGTTGTTGATTCCCTTATGGATGAACCTTTGCAAAAGGCTATTGGAGAAGGACGAGCTCCTGCGTTCGCGTTCTTGTCTAAGCATGGACAGTATTTCCATGAAGTTGTAAGCTCTTATCCTACTATGTCGGTCACCATTGATAGTACGCTTCTAACAGGAACTTACGCTAATCAACATCGACTTCCAGGGCTTGTCTGGTATAGTCAAAATGATAATCGCTTGGTTAATTATGGGAGCGGTAAAAAGGAAGTATTCACACTAGGTGTAAAGCAAGTTCTAAAAGACGGTATTTACAACTTGAATCAGGAACACTTAGGTAAAAATGTAAAAACTATTTATGAAGATTTAGATGAGAGACAAGCCCATTCCGCTTCGATTAATGGACTTATCTATCGTGGAAATCAAGACCATAACCTGCACGTTCCGAAAATAGCTTCAACTTTAAACATATTGCCAGATACATTCCATGTTAAAGGGCCAACTTTGTTATCAATGGGAAGTTTGTCTCAATATAGCCCTGAAAATAATGGTCAAACCAACATATGGCAAGAGCTCGGATTTAATGATACCTTTACAGCTAATGAAGTTAAACACCTTATTCAAAACGATAGTCTCCCCTCTTTTACACTTGCTTATTTTCCAGACCTTGATCATCGTATTCATAAACATGGTCCAATGGATCTCAAAGGAATTGAAAAAGTCGATCAACATCTTCAAACGATTCTAGATGCATACCCTACTTGGGATGAGGCCATAGAAGAAATGACCTTAATTGTGTCTGGTGACAGTAGCCAATCAAAAATCGGCAATGATCGTACAGAATCCTTAATTGATTTAACTTTACTTTCAAAAAGGTACCAGGTTGCGGAACTGGGAGAGCCTATCACTAAAAAAGATCAGATCGTTTTAGCTGTTAATGAACGCATGGCTTACATTAATTTGTTAGATGATAAGATAACATTTTCAGAAATGGCATCAAAATTAATGGATGATTCCAGAAT contains:
- a CDS encoding alpha/beta hydrolase, producing the protein MGRKGTMVEEEINSKYLDELMTLKLYQPESFSPLYKYHICIMQDGNDYYQLGRTATVSDRLHTNDEIENTVFVGIHYNDRYDRKDKYHPSGAKQEAYIKFLIYEVVPLLDDLLPTYHMGQSRTLMGDSLAGTLALMTALRYPHTFGKVIMQSPYVDEKVMDAVKNAKDIHSIDIYHTIGLEETNVDTTAGTKEDFLAPNRELNQLLKETGVSYIYYELDGEHTWKAWQKDLPRALTAMFS
- a CDS encoding YjcG family protein, with protein sequence MKYGIVIFPSKPIQDKANALRKRYDPHYSLIPPHITLIEAFEADDETVHQLIPELRAIADETAPLAININKVSTFAPVTNTIYMKVEASQAIIDLYEKLQSSNLPANKEYSFVPHITVAQKLSDQEYADVYGSLQLKDTQLEDKIDRFQLSYQLENGSWTVYESFVFGKDE
- a CDS encoding GNAT family N-acetyltransferase, with amino-acid sequence MDIKIVETNEELEQAYHIRTTVFVDEQQVPPEEELDEYDKEAIHFVGSVNGVPIAASRLRFVDSSGKLERICVLDTERGKSYGKMIIQRMELEIKNNGYEKAKLNAQTHAEIFYQRLGYETVSGEFMDAGIPHVTMIKEL
- a CDS encoding DUF421 domain-containing protein, whose amino-acid sequence is MDHLLPIFLESLFGFVALFILTKVLGKTQITQLTPFDFIAALVLGELVGNALFDDEKGILEIGFAIVLWGVILYVTELITQRYKGTRALLEGRPTIIIHQGKLIREEMKKSNLDINQLQHLLRSKDAFSIQEVQYAILETDGTVSVLKKSTYQVPNRNDFNLQPEATHLAVTLINDGEVIWDNLKEANLTEEWLMDELMKQEIKTVRDVFYAEWIEGHDIFVQPFTSKKN
- a CDS encoding MarR family winged helix-turn-helix transcriptional regulator → MVNRVEKIDKDSENSLKLFVVLTRALQSIEKQVIKDIKSHGLNLTEFSVLELLYNKGEQPIQKIGQKILLASSSTTYVVDKLEKKDYLKRKACPTDRRVTYAVITDEGKELMDEIFPKHVEAMNEILGGLDSDEKESMIVQLKKLGFHAQAL
- a CDS encoding ring-cleaving dioxygenase; this translates as MNGLKGIHHVTAITSSAEKNYEFFTYTLGMRLVKKTVNQDDIQTYHLFFADDTGNPGTDMTFFDFPGIPKGVHGTNEISKTSFRVPSDEALDYWVKRFDRLEVKHEGIKEQFGKKVLSFVDFDDQNYQLISDENNTGVAAGTPWQNGPVPLEYAITGLGPIFVRIANFDYFKEMMEKVLQFKEIAKEESFHLFEVGEGGNGAQVVVEYNTVLPQARQGFGTVHHTAFRVEDRSVLEEWITRMESFQFQTSGYINRHFFGSLYVKVAPQILFEFATDGPGFMGDESYETLGESLSLPPMLEPKREQIEKLVRPIDTIRSTVNFTKE
- a CDS encoding DUF421 domain-containing protein, with translation MDFFTGQESLTAIQWVLRAIVGFFFLVLSAKIMGQRSISQLRFLDFVIALLLGNIIAHPLSDEGLGLGGSMITMTVLVILYLAGVFLSLRWIPLRKIFDPSPMPLIENGEINYKNLTKARISIDLLLSELRKEKTEDIQKVALALWEPGGSISIFLYPQHQPITHSNSTSAIQPFNFPKTIIKERKIDYNELSKLGKDEQWLMQKIKTTGNVLVDDVLLATIDNSDKIKIFLYK